A region of Deltaproteobacteria bacterium DNA encodes the following proteins:
- a CDS encoding S8 family serine peptidase — MTRYRSRPSLALLLALACAGAAHARAKLPAQLEQDALAAGRVRVIVQLAPAAARWQRRARQDAALARTAARASDVRRYTHFDAVALEASAAELRALAAAPEVISLTSDAALAAPTLDSTAPVIGATAVVDAGFAGTGAAIAILDTGVDRTHPFFAGRIVAEACFSANGDCPNGQTTQIGPGAGDECGFAGSCFHGTHVAGIAAGEHAIYQGVAPGAQLVSIRIFSRFTGTDCAGTGYDPCALAWPSDILVGLDHVLTLRASLPLVAANMSFGSGRFTSRSSCESANPATKAALLALAAAGVAPVAASGNDSFTAALNAPACIDAAIAVGATHDDDAIWAKSNARAQLDFLAPGVTVRSAAPGGGQSYSTGTSMATPQVSGALAVLRQAAPNAPLATLVSALQSTGRPLVDTRAGANNLVRPRIQVDAAVKSLAPAACYDALDNDADGRADYPADLGCANGLDASEEYAATGCGIGPELALALPLLAALRRRRR; from the coding sequence GTGACGCGCTATCGCTCTCGCCCCTCGCTCGCGCTTCTGCTCGCACTCGCGTGTGCGGGAGCGGCGCACGCGCGCGCGAAGCTGCCCGCACAGCTCGAGCAGGACGCGCTCGCCGCGGGTCGCGTGCGCGTGATCGTGCAGCTCGCGCCGGCGGCGGCGCGCTGGCAGCGGCGCGCGCGCCAGGACGCCGCGCTCGCGCGCACGGCGGCACGCGCGAGCGACGTGCGCCGCTACACGCACTTCGACGCCGTCGCGCTCGAGGCGAGCGCCGCAGAGCTGCGCGCGCTGGCGGCTGCGCCCGAGGTGATCTCGCTGACGAGCGACGCCGCCCTCGCGGCTCCGACGCTCGACAGCACCGCGCCCGTGATCGGCGCGACCGCTGTGGTCGACGCAGGCTTCGCGGGCACGGGTGCGGCGATTGCGATCCTCGACACGGGCGTGGATCGCACGCACCCGTTCTTCGCAGGCCGCATCGTCGCGGAGGCGTGCTTCTCGGCGAACGGCGACTGCCCGAACGGGCAGACCACTCAGATCGGGCCAGGCGCCGGTGACGAGTGCGGCTTTGCGGGCAGCTGCTTTCACGGCACGCACGTGGCGGGCATCGCCGCCGGTGAGCACGCGATTTATCAGGGCGTCGCGCCCGGCGCGCAGCTCGTCTCGATCCGCATCTTCTCGCGCTTCACGGGCACCGACTGCGCGGGCACCGGCTACGACCCGTGCGCGCTGGCGTGGCCGAGCGACATCCTCGTCGGCCTCGATCACGTGCTCACGCTGCGCGCTTCGCTGCCGCTCGTCGCGGCGAACATGAGCTTCGGCAGCGGGCGCTTCACGTCGCGATCGAGCTGTGAGTCCGCGAACCCCGCGACCAAGGCCGCGCTGCTCGCGCTCGCCGCCGCGGGCGTCGCGCCCGTCGCGGCGTCCGGCAACGACAGCTTCACGGCCGCACTGAACGCGCCCGCGTGCATCGACGCCGCGATCGCCGTCGGCGCGACGCACGACGACGATGCGATCTGGGCGAAGTCCAACGCGAGAGCGCAGCTCGACTTCCTCGCGCCGGGCGTGACCGTGCGCTCCGCCGCGCCCGGCGGTGGCCAGAGCTACTCGACAGGGACTTCGATGGCGACGCCTCAGGTCTCGGGCGCGCTCGCCGTGCTGCGGCAGGCAGCGCCGAACGCGCCGCTCGCGACACTCGTCTCGGCCCTGCAGAGCACGGGGCGTCCGCTCGTCGACACGCGGGCTGGCGCAAACAACCTCGTGCGCCCGCGCATCCAGGTCGACGCGGCGGTGAAGAGCCTCGCGCCGGCCGCTTGCTACGACGCGCTCGACAACGACGCGGACGGCCGTGCGGACTATCCCGCCGACCTCGGCTGTGCGAACGGCCTCGACGCCTCCGAGGAGTACGCCGCGACCGGCTGCGGCATCGGCCCCGAGCTCGCGCTCGCGCTGCCGCTCCTCGCCGCGCTGCGACGCAGACGGCGCTGA
- a CDS encoding PDZ domain-containing protein produces MRNRIAASFAFALLAAASASADPHHPGRDREGLFFERFIPTQGRLGVQLQDMTPELREFMRAPEDRGVLVVRVTEDSAAEKAGVRVGDVIVAIGGEPVRATRDVIRQVMGAEKDSELALEVVREGKPAKLAATLSGEPLVPPRAMGWMERDLPELRERLEQRMGELERRLEELEQRLKAGAADDELDT; encoded by the coding sequence ATGCGCAACCGCATCGCCGCGTCGTTCGCCTTCGCCCTGCTCGCCGCCGCGAGTGCATCCGCCGATCCGCATCACCCGGGTCGCGATCGAGAGGGCCTCTTCTTCGAGCGCTTCATCCCCACGCAAGGCCGCCTCGGCGTGCAGCTGCAGGACATGACGCCCGAGCTGCGCGAGTTCATGCGCGCGCCCGAGGATCGCGGCGTGCTCGTGGTGCGCGTGACCGAGGACAGCGCGGCGGAGAAGGCCGGCGTGCGCGTGGGAGACGTGATCGTCGCGATCGGAGGCGAGCCGGTGCGCGCGACGCGCGACGTGATCCGGCAGGTGATGGGCGCGGAGAAGGACAGCGAGCTGGCGCTCGAGGTCGTGCGCGAGGGCAAGCCCGCGAAGCTCGCGGCGACGCTCAGCGGCGAGCCGCTCGTACCGCCGCGCGCGATGGGCTGGATGGAGCGCGATCTCCCCGAGCTGCGCGAGCGCCTCGAACAGCGCATGGGCGAGCTCGAGCGGCGGCTCGAAGAGCTCGAGCAGCGGCTGAAGGCCGGCGCGGCAGACGACGAGCTCGACACGTAG
- a CDS encoding thiolase family protein — protein sequence MGKQHAAVVGIAEWKPERVWSRPMFSLEACAELAALALADAGIEKREVDGLCLGAIYESPLFGPSAAAEYLGVRANFAEVVDLGGATPAGMLWRAAAAIEVGACETVLVICPSVMPPRPDGAARGKMDFPIYLGGDAWGSPQGAFEIPAGLVAAVPSYAMVAQRYMARYGLREETLAKIAADERYNAQFNPDAMFYGKPITVEDVMQSRMICDPLKLLEIVMPCFGGGALVLTTAERAKRTKHRPVFVAGFGEHLTHKSITYAPDLLDNPIHVAAERAFRMAGVARSAVDIVQPYDCFTITVLVTLENAGFCGKGEGERFVTERSLRWDGDFPLNTHGGQLGCGQPGMAGGLGHLTESVRQVQGRAGARQLKKCDVAYANGTGGMMAEQVALIFQGA from the coding sequence ATGGGAAAGCAGCACGCTGCAGTCGTCGGCATCGCCGAGTGGAAGCCGGAGCGCGTGTGGTCGCGCCCGATGTTCTCGCTCGAGGCGTGCGCGGAGCTCGCGGCGCTCGCGCTCGCCGATGCGGGCATCGAGAAGCGCGAGGTGGACGGTCTGTGCCTCGGCGCGATCTACGAGTCGCCGCTGTTCGGGCCGAGCGCGGCGGCGGAGTATCTCGGGGTGCGCGCGAACTTCGCGGAGGTGGTGGACCTCGGCGGCGCGACGCCGGCGGGCATGCTGTGGCGCGCGGCGGCCGCGATCGAAGTGGGCGCGTGCGAGACGGTGCTCGTGATCTGCCCGAGCGTGATGCCGCCGCGACCCGATGGAGCCGCGCGCGGCAAGATGGATTTTCCCATCTACCTCGGCGGCGACGCGTGGGGCTCACCGCAGGGTGCGTTCGAGATTCCCGCGGGCCTCGTCGCGGCGGTGCCGAGCTACGCGATGGTCGCGCAGCGCTACATGGCGCGTTACGGCCTGCGCGAGGAGACGCTCGCGAAGATCGCGGCCGACGAGCGTTACAACGCGCAGTTCAACCCCGACGCGATGTTCTACGGCAAGCCGATCACGGTGGAAGACGTGATGCAGTCGCGGATGATCTGTGATCCGCTGAAGCTGCTCGAGATCGTGATGCCGTGCTTCGGCGGCGGCGCGCTCGTCCTGACGACTGCCGAGCGAGCGAAGCGCACGAAACACCGGCCGGTGTTCGTCGCCGGATTCGGCGAGCACCTCACGCACAAGTCGATCACCTACGCGCCCGACCTGCTCGACAACCCGATTCACGTCGCGGCCGAGCGCGCGTTCCGCATGGCGGGCGTGGCGCGCAGCGCGGTCGACATCGTGCAGCCCTACGACTGCTTCACGATCACCGTGCTCGTGACGCTCGAGAACGCGGGCTTCTGCGGCAAGGGCGAAGGCGAACGCTTCGTGACGGAGCGCTCGCTGCGCTGGGACGGCGACTTCCCGCTCAACACACACGGCGGTCAGCTCGGCTGCGGTCAGCCCGGCATGGCCGGCGGCCTCGGCCACCTCACCGAATCCGTGCGCCAAGTGCAGGGCCGCGCCGGCGCGCGCCAGCTCAAGAAGTGCGACGTCGCGTACGCGAACGGCACCGGCGGCATGATGGCCGAGCAAGTCGCGCTGATCTTCCAGGGAGCATGA
- a CDS encoding OB-fold domain-containing protein yields MGTRHDASGRPLPLVNPTTRPHFDAARERRFAMQRCPRDGFFFYPRSHCPTCLGTDWTWQTASGRGSLHSFTIDRTGMVPALAKLAPYVVAIVDLDEGPRCVARLVDCDLAKVRVGMRLEAAYEDVEGGTVVNFRPA; encoded by the coding sequence ATGGGAACGAGGCATGACGCGAGCGGTCGCCCGCTGCCGCTCGTCAATCCCACCACGCGCCCGCACTTCGATGCGGCGCGCGAGCGGCGCTTCGCGATGCAGCGCTGCCCGCGCGACGGCTTCTTCTTCTACCCGCGCAGCCACTGCCCCACGTGCCTCGGCACGGACTGGACGTGGCAGACCGCGAGCGGCCGCGGCTCGCTGCACTCGTTCACGATCGACCGCACCGGCATGGTGCCCGCGCTCGCGAAGCTCGCGCCATACGTCGTCGCGATCGTCGACCTCGACGAAGGTCCGCGCTGTGTCGCACGCCTCGTCGACTGCGACCTCGCGAAGGTGCGCGTGGGCATGCGACTCGAAGCGGCGTACGAGGACGTCGAGGGCGGGACGGTGGTGAACTTCCGGCCGGCGTGA
- a CDS encoding MFS transporter has protein sequence MTAPAPAIPTQPEFSRARTNYSVALLIVVYTFAFIDRNIVNVLLQPISEEFDLTDTQLGFFGGTAFGIFYAILGVPIAWVADRVPRKRIIAAALAFWSLFTALQAVATGFISLAIARVMVGVGEAGCSPPAHSIVSDMNEPSRRARALATYAFGIPIGGALGVLIGSVVREFAGWREALLVVGLPGIVLSVIVLLTLPEPTRGYWEGGASARKQGPQESLTVVFRFLSQLPSFWHLAFAGALHAFYGYGAASFSPVFFERSHQMEPLQYGYYASAIGLTTGVLGTYLGGWLGDRYGARDVRSYPLVPGIGSVLTVPVVFAVYLAPSPELALLISLFSSVASGLYLGPTFAMTQAIVPVRMRAQAAAIMLLVLNLIGLGLGPQFVGWLSDMLKPAYGIESVRWALLSTIAVGAGWSAIHYWYASRTLGRDLEAQKAMA, from the coding sequence ATGACTGCGCCCGCGCCCGCCATCCCGACGCAGCCCGAGTTCTCCCGCGCCCGCACGAACTACTCCGTGGCGCTGCTGATCGTCGTCTACACGTTCGCGTTCATCGATCGCAACATCGTGAACGTGCTCTTGCAGCCGATCTCCGAGGAGTTCGACCTCACCGACACGCAGCTCGGCTTCTTCGGCGGCACCGCGTTCGGGATTTTCTACGCGATCCTCGGCGTGCCGATCGCCTGGGTCGCCGATCGTGTGCCGCGCAAGCGCATCATCGCCGCGGCGCTCGCGTTCTGGAGCCTCTTCACGGCGCTTCAGGCGGTTGCGACGGGCTTCATCAGCCTCGCGATCGCGCGCGTGATGGTCGGCGTCGGCGAAGCGGGCTGCAGTCCGCCCGCGCACTCGATCGTCTCGGACATGAACGAGCCGTCGCGCCGCGCGCGCGCCCTCGCGACCTACGCCTTCGGCATCCCGATCGGCGGCGCGCTCGGCGTGCTGATCGGCAGCGTCGTCCGCGAGTTCGCCGGCTGGCGGGAGGCGCTGCTCGTCGTCGGCCTCCCAGGGATCGTGCTCTCGGTGATCGTGCTGCTCACGCTGCCCGAGCCGACGCGCGGCTACTGGGAAGGCGGCGCGAGCGCGCGCAAGCAAGGACCCCAAGAATCGCTGACGGTCGTGTTCCGCTTCCTCTCGCAGCTCCCGTCGTTCTGGCACCTCGCATTCGCAGGCGCGCTGCACGCGTTCTACGGCTATGGCGCCGCGAGCTTCAGCCCCGTCTTCTTCGAGCGCAGCCACCAGATGGAGCCGCTGCAGTACGGCTACTACGCCTCCGCGATCGGCCTAACGACCGGCGTGCTCGGCACCTACCTCGGCGGCTGGCTCGGCGACCGCTACGGCGCGAGGGACGTGCGCTCCTACCCGCTCGTACCGGGCATCGGCAGCGTGCTCACGGTGCCGGTCGTGTTCGCGGTCTACCTCGCGCCGAGTCCCGAGCTCGCGCTGCTCATCTCGCTCTTCTCGTCCGTCGCGAGCGGCCTCTACCTCGGCCCCACCTTCGCGATGACGCAGGCGATCGTGCCGGTGCGCATGCGCGCGCAAGCCGCCGCGATCATGCTGCTCGTGCTCAACCTGATTGGCCTCGGCCTCGGCCCGCAGTTCGTGGGCTGGCTCTCGGACATGCTGAAGCCCGCCTACGGCATCGAGTCCGTGCGCTGGGCGCTGCTCTCGACGATCGCGGTCGGCGCCGGCTGGAGCGCGATCCACTACTGGTACGCGTCGCGCACGCTGGGTCGCGACCTCGAGGCGCAGAAGGCGATGGCATAG
- a CDS encoding PEP-CTERM sorting domain-containing protein (PEP-CTERM proteins occur, often in large numbers, in the proteomes of bacteria that also encode an exosortase, a predicted intramembrane cysteine proteinase. The presence of a PEP-CTERM domain at a protein's C-terminus predicts cleavage within the sorting domain, followed by covalent anchoring to some some component of the (usually Gram-negative) cell surface. Many PEP-CTERM proteins exhibit an unusual sequence composition that includes large numbers of potential glycosylation sites. Expression of one such protein has been shown restore the ability of a bacterium to form floc, a type of biofilm.), translated as MRWLGWAALAVFTSASAALASPPAQASIPAIPEPEALALFLLGASVVGVAIRRRQP; from the coding sequence ATGCGGTGGCTCGGGTGGGCGGCGCTGGCGGTGTTCACTTCGGCGAGCGCGGCGCTCGCGAGCCCGCCGGCTCAGGCATCCATCCCCGCAATCCCCGAGCCAGAGGCGCTCGCGTTGTTCCTGCTCGGCGCGAGCGTCGTCGGCGTCGCGATCCGGCGGCGCCAACCGTGA
- a CDS encoding VOC family protein, with protein sequence MGVHHLAFATKDVEANHRFYTEAMGFELVKVEVAQMGKGWAKHLFYSTGSARDQMIAFWDLHDPSLGDWSADISRGQGLPPGVNHLAFSADGLDDLARRKERWLAHGCDVMEIDHDWCVSVYTNDPNGIMVEFCTLVRDFTAADRAEAEALLRDPAPTLRRDPKSIQFVRAKDWAAKRSAA encoded by the coding sequence ATGGGCGTTCACCACTTGGCGTTCGCGACCAAGGACGTCGAGGCCAACCACCGCTTCTACACGGAGGCGATGGGCTTCGAGCTGGTGAAGGTGGAAGTCGCGCAGATGGGCAAGGGCTGGGCGAAGCATCTCTTCTACTCGACGGGCTCTGCGCGAGACCAAATGATCGCGTTCTGGGACCTCCACGATCCGTCGCTCGGTGACTGGAGCGCCGACATCTCGCGCGGCCAGGGCTTGCCGCCCGGCGTGAACCACCTCGCCTTCTCCGCCGACGGCCTCGACGACCTCGCGCGCCGCAAGGAGCGCTGGCTGGCGCACGGCTGCGACGTGATGGAGATCGATCACGACTGGTGCGTGTCCGTGTACACGAACGACCCGAACGGGATCATGGTCGAGTTCTGCACCCTCGTGCGCGACTTCACCGCCGCCGATCGCGCCGAGGCTGAAGCGCTGCTGCGAGACCCGGCGCCGACACTGCGCCGCGACCCGAAGTCGATCCAGTTCGTTCGCGCGAAGGACTGGGCGGCCAAGCGCAGCGCGGCGTAG
- a CDS encoding alpha/beta fold hydrolase yields MADTLHYEWIQAGALRFEVATAGDPASKKLALLLHGFPECAFSWRHQLQFLAERGYRVWAPNQRGYGNSPMPRGVASYRVDELVSDVANLIDASGAESVHLAGHDWGAIVAWEFAMRRARPLERLAIFNVPHPAIFREQIRNNKTQRRRSWYVAFFQLPWLPEYMVRRRNAAMIERAFRGMAIDKSRLPDDVIDVYRANALRPGGATAMINWYRAAGRSFGAEVATPVIETPTLMVWGEEDSALGKELTYGTERHVKDLTLRYLPQVSHWVQQEAPERVNEIWGAWLDGREVPGNTR; encoded by the coding sequence ATGGCCGACACGCTTCACTACGAGTGGATCCAAGCCGGTGCGCTGCGCTTCGAGGTCGCGACGGCCGGGGATCCCGCGAGCAAGAAGCTCGCGCTGCTCCTGCACGGCTTTCCCGAGTGCGCGTTCTCGTGGCGGCACCAGCTGCAGTTTCTCGCCGAGCGCGGCTACCGCGTGTGGGCGCCGAACCAGCGCGGCTACGGCAACTCCCCGATGCCGCGCGGCGTCGCGAGCTACCGCGTCGACGAGCTCGTCAGCGACGTCGCGAACTTGATCGACGCGTCCGGCGCAGAGAGCGTGCACCTCGCCGGGCACGATTGGGGCGCGATCGTGGCGTGGGAGTTCGCGATGCGTCGCGCGCGGCCGCTCGAGCGGCTCGCGATCTTCAACGTCCCGCACCCCGCGATCTTTCGCGAGCAGATCCGTAACAACAAGACGCAGCGCCGCCGCTCGTGGTACGTCGCGTTCTTCCAGCTGCCGTGGTTGCCCGAGTACATGGTGCGGCGCCGCAACGCCGCGATGATCGAGCGGGCGTTTCGGGGCATGGCGATCGACAAGTCGCGCCTTCCCGACGACGTGATCGACGTCTACCGCGCGAACGCGCTCCGCCCGGGCGGCGCGACCGCGATGATCAACTGGTACCGCGCCGCGGGCCGCAGCTTCGGCGCCGAAGTCGCGACGCCCGTCATCGAGACGCCGACGCTGATGGTGTGGGGCGAGGAAGACAGCGCGCTCGGCAAGGAGCTCACGTACGGCACCGAGCGCCACGTGAAGGACCTGACGCTGCGCTACCTGCCGCAGGTCTCGCACTGGGTGCAGCAAGAGGCGCCGGAGCGCGTGAACGAGATTTGGGGCGCGTGGCTCGATGGGCGCGAGGTTCCGGGGAACACGCGCTGA
- a CDS encoding TauD/TfdA family dioxygenase, whose amino-acid sequence MPLTFTPLTAAIGAEVGGIDLRAPLDPVTTKELNEAWLRHQVLFFRDQELTREQHKAFARNFGELHVHPVLQQLKDEGHPEIIVLESDAKRPFLADRWHSDVTFEHAPPKGSILRAVAVPETGGDTLWASMYLAYDGLSDKLQRFLDGLEAYHDPAHHGVTAKERGVAIESATHPVVRRHPETGRKALFVNSGFTRHVVGLKRDESDALLRLLFARIAEPDIQCRFRWRAGSLAMWDNRCTQHRVVADARSEYRRMERVALIGDVPRA is encoded by the coding sequence ATGCCGCTCACGTTCACGCCGCTCACCGCCGCGATCGGCGCCGAGGTCGGCGGCATCGACCTGCGCGCGCCGCTCGATCCTGTCACGACGAAAGAGCTGAACGAGGCTTGGCTGCGCCATCAGGTGCTGTTCTTCCGCGATCAGGAGCTGACGCGCGAGCAGCACAAAGCCTTCGCGCGCAACTTCGGCGAGCTGCACGTGCATCCCGTGCTGCAGCAGCTGAAGGACGAGGGGCACCCCGAGATCATCGTGCTCGAGAGCGACGCGAAGCGGCCGTTTCTCGCGGACCGCTGGCACAGCGACGTGACGTTCGAGCACGCGCCGCCGAAGGGCTCGATCCTGCGCGCCGTCGCCGTGCCCGAGACCGGCGGCGACACGCTGTGGGCGAGCATGTACCTCGCGTACGACGGCCTCTCGGACAAGCTGCAGCGCTTCCTCGATGGCCTCGAGGCGTATCACGACCCGGCGCATCACGGCGTGACGGCGAAGGAGCGCGGCGTCGCGATCGAGTCGGCGACGCACCCCGTCGTGCGCCGTCACCCCGAGACGGGGCGCAAGGCGCTGTTCGTGAACTCGGGCTTCACGCGCCACGTCGTGGGCCTGAAGCGCGACGAGAGCGACGCGCTGCTGCGCTTGTTGTTCGCGCGCATCGCCGAGCCCGACATCCAGTGCCGCTTCCGCTGGCGCGCGGGCTCGCTCGCGATGTGGGACAACCGCTGTACGCAGCACCGCGTCGTCGCCGACGCGCGCAGCGAGTACCGCCGCATGGAGCGCGTGGCGCTGATCGGCGACGTGCCGCGGGCATGA